The Campylobacterota bacterium genome includes a window with the following:
- a CDS encoding FAD-dependent oxidoreductase, with translation MARLVVLGGGVAGHTAATFAADWLGKEHEVVVVTPNSKWNWIPSNIWVGVGEMTKEDVTFDLAPVYEKAGITYKQAKAVSINPEGSAGSDKPFVTIEYTGQGKAGVSEEVTYDYLINATGPKLNFGATPGLGEGSNLGEHTVSVCTADHAEHAAHELEKIMDKMRKGERQKILIGTGHGMCTCQGAAFEYIFNVEHEIRKAGLRDMADIKWISNESFMGDFGMGGLHMKVGGYVVSSRIFTESLFAERGVDYITGAHVNKVEKGKVSYELLDGSTGEESFDFSMLIPPFAGVGLKAYNKAGDNITDTVFAPNGFMKVDADYTPKAYEEWKASDWPRTYQNPTYKNVFAAGIAFAPPHIISKPAKSPNGTVINPTPPRTGMPSGIIGKAVAASICDLIKHGASAHLHEASMAEMGAACVASAGKGWLDGQAAAMTVYPVVPDYDKYPGTGRDTDYTFGEIGLAGHWIKHILHYLFIYKAKLKPGWSFIPE, from the coding sequence ATGGCGAGATTAGTGGTCCTCGGCGGCGGTGTCGCCGGACACACCGCGGCGACATTCGCGGCGGATTGGCTCGGTAAAGAACATGAGGTGGTGGTCGTCACCCCGAATTCGAAATGGAACTGGATTCCTTCGAACATTTGGGTCGGCGTCGGCGAAATGACCAAAGAGGATGTCACGTTCGATCTCGCTCCCGTTTACGAAAAAGCGGGGATTACCTACAAACAGGCCAAAGCCGTGAGCATCAACCCCGAGGGAAGCGCGGGCAGCGATAAACCGTTCGTCACGATCGAGTACACCGGTCAGGGCAAAGCGGGAGTGAGCGAAGAAGTCACGTACGACTACCTGATCAACGCCACGGGCCCCAAACTCAACTTCGGCGCGACACCGGGGTTGGGAGAGGGATCCAACCTCGGCGAGCACACCGTTTCGGTGTGTACTGCAGACCATGCCGAACACGCGGCGCATGAACTTGAAAAAATCATGGACAAAATGCGCAAAGGCGAACGCCAGAAAATCCTGATCGGGACGGGTCATGGAATGTGTACGTGCCAGGGTGCGGCGTTTGAGTACATCTTCAACGTCGAGCACGAAATCCGCAAAGCGGGTCTTCGCGATATGGCCGACATCAAATGGATATCCAACGAGTCGTTCATGGGGGACTTCGGGATGGGCGGACTGCACATGAAAGTGGGCGGTTACGTCGTCAGCAGCCGTATCTTCACCGAGTCGTTGTTTGCCGAGCGCGGCGTCGATTACATCACCGGTGCGCACGTCAACAAAGTCGAAAAAGGGAAAGTGTCGTACGAACTGCTTGATGGTTCGACCGGTGAAGAGAGCTTCGATTTCTCCATGCTGATTCCTCCGTTTGCGGGGGTAGGACTCAAAGCCTACAACAAAGCGGGCGACAATATCACCGATACGGTATTCGCTCCCAACGGATTCATGAAAGTCGATGCCGACTATACGCCAAAAGCCTACGAAGAGTGGAAAGCCTCCGACTGGCCGCGTACGTACCAGAACCCTACGTACAAAAACGTTTTTGCCGCGGGGATCGCGTTTGCTCCTCCGCACATCATCTCCAAACCGGCGAAATCGCCCAACGGTACCGTTATCAACCCGACCCCTCCACGGACGGGTATGCCCAGCGGTATCATCGGAAAAGCGGTTGCGGCAAGCATCTGTGATCTGATCAAGCACGGTGCGAGCGCCCATCTACACGAGGCTTCTATGGCGGAAATGGGTGCGGCGTGCGTCGCTTCCGCCGGTAAAGGATGGCTGGACGGCCAGGCGGCGGCGATGACCGTTTACCCGGTCGTTCCCGATTACGACAAATACCCGGGAACGGGGCGTGATACCGATTATACGTTTGGTGAAATCGGTCTGGCAGGTCACTGGATCAAACACATCCTCCATTACCTGTTTATCTACAAAGCGAAGCTCAAACCGGGCTGGTCGTTTATTCCCGAATAA
- a CDS encoding peptide deformylase, whose product MIREIIRYPDPRIRLISANVRFFDSELRASITDMIDTMKANDLDALTAILIGIQYNVIVMKEGESYVPYVNARLIKQSEKAVFTERSLYYPGISVDVDRFTRVTVIYEDTEGNPCHRDLEGEEARRFQQYLDYAFGSTFVDRVDREMKRRIDDHLEFGLVADARGGSCPRVFVRDYFKKGAKWTMLLIAASFLFPLILSPTYAQTVFWIDAAALTAVPLLIVGYVLYAFYESRKYKQCTSCQTGNIIGTTAILGAQFLLIAAGVFFWIRP is encoded by the coding sequence ATGATCCGAGAGATTATCCGTTATCCCGATCCCCGCATCCGTCTGATATCTGCTAACGTCCGTTTTTTCGATAGCGAACTGCGTGCATCGATTACCGATATGATCGATACGATGAAGGCCAACGACCTCGATGCCCTCACCGCAATTTTGATCGGTATCCAGTACAACGTCATCGTCATGAAAGAAGGGGAATCGTATGTCCCTTATGTCAACGCGCGGCTGATCAAGCAGTCGGAAAAAGCGGTATTTACCGAACGCAGCCTCTATTACCCCGGCATCAGCGTCGACGTCGACCGTTTTACCCGGGTCACCGTTATCTACGAAGATACGGAAGGGAATCCGTGTCACCGCGATCTGGAGGGGGAAGAGGCCCGCCGGTTCCAGCAGTATCTCGATTACGCTTTTGGGAGTACTTTTGTCGATCGGGTGGATCGTGAAATGAAGCGGCGTATCGACGATCACCTCGAATTCGGACTGGTCGCCGATGCCCGTGGCGGAAGCTGCCCGAGGGTATTCGTGCGCGATTACTTCAAAAAAGGGGCGAAGTGGACGATGCTTCTGATCGCGGCGAGTTTTTTGTTCCCTTTGATTCTCTCTCCGACATACGCGCAAACAGTGTTTTGGATCGATGCCGCCGCCTTGACGGCGGTGCCGCTGCTCATCGTCGGCTATGTCCTCTACGCTTTCTACGAATCGCGAAAATACAAACAGTGCACCAGCTGTCAGACCGGAAATATCATCGGCACGACCGCCATTTTAGGGGCGCAGTTTTTGCTGATTGCGGCGGGCGTCTTTTTCTGGATCAGACCATAA
- a CDS encoding ATP-binding protein — MNFPDLSQLQDARDVLIAEKGSILAEWVSHEICSDILKRHEIDTDFFVNRYASNVFDYFMGVVSGEMEIGQCPVIADLIDYLKDKEIRADELFVLCTHFKRSVIDATYRLGVNAQGVFSTISYLFDQNFAGVLKLYTDTIYQKEQEALNASKAKEYFLSNMSHEIRTPLNAILGFVSLLRDETTNPRSQKYLDIISNSGETLLHIINDILDFSKLRSGEFTVDPQPFNIHDEISHTMELFVPSANSKSITLTSFIDPSIPYEMTADALRIKQILGNFLSNAIKFTDHAGVIHVEARYEEGLLYLSVSDQGIGIKPADQERIFDAFSQVQECGKQLQGGSGLGLSICRQLAVHMGGGIELESSPGKGSVFTLKIPVTVNTECFISKFDPSRMENLRIALLSYPEEEGYKLESLRRYWEHFGLKIMQIDTVDESADLLIFLESAIDETKRSAIIERNIPSIAILDFLDDRYDTVANIVPLTFPIYCTKLQGAFNEALEGTAREGALPKSPCRGCGFEGNVLVAEDNSANQELIRIVLERYGLGYTIVSNGAEALREFERGEYDIVLMDEQMPVMDGNEATAAMLAYESKTKRRHTPIVALTANVIKGARERAIQNGYDAFLGKPIVLREIEQVFERYLQSRPVALSDVSEEEENSIDMDHLKSALMLDQEQIEQLLGIYRAKMERSLEELREAIDAKSYEEIAFVAHSIKGSSSNFRFEELSRLARVIEESAAAGEEEFDFSEAHEVLCGEFTRRFPAKEAGYSSR, encoded by the coding sequence ATGAATTTCCCCGATTTGTCGCAGTTGCAGGATGCCAGAGATGTTTTGATCGCGGAAAAGGGGTCGATACTCGCCGAATGGGTTTCGCACGAGATCTGTTCGGATATTCTCAAGCGCCACGAGATCGATACCGACTTTTTCGTCAACCGTTACGCATCGAACGTTTTTGATTATTTCATGGGGGTCGTTTCGGGAGAGATGGAGATCGGGCAGTGTCCCGTCATCGCCGATCTGATCGACTACCTCAAGGATAAAGAGATCCGGGCGGACGAACTTTTTGTCCTCTGTACCCATTTTAAGCGCTCGGTCATCGACGCCACCTATCGACTCGGGGTCAATGCCCAGGGGGTATTCAGCACGATCAGCTATCTGTTCGACCAGAATTTTGCGGGGGTGCTCAAGCTCTACACCGATACGATCTACCAAAAAGAGCAGGAAGCCCTCAACGCGTCAAAAGCGAAGGAATACTTTCTCTCGAACATGTCGCACGAGATACGTACCCCCCTTAACGCCATTTTGGGATTCGTTTCGCTGCTTCGGGACGAAACGACCAATCCGCGGTCGCAAAAGTATCTTGACATCATCTCCAACAGCGGCGAGACGCTGCTGCACATCATCAACGACATCCTCGATTTCTCAAAGCTCCGCAGCGGCGAATTTACGGTCGATCCGCAGCCGTTTAACATCCATGACGAAATTTCGCATACGATGGAGCTGTTCGTCCCCAGCGCCAATTCCAAAAGTATCACCCTCACCAGCTTTATCGATCCCTCGATTCCCTACGAGATGACGGCCGACGCGTTGCGGATCAAGCAGATCCTGGGGAATTTTCTGAGCAATGCCATTAAATTTACCGATCATGCCGGGGTGATCCACGTCGAAGCGCGCTATGAAGAGGGATTGCTCTACCTCTCGGTCAGCGACCAGGGGATCGGGATCAAACCGGCCGACCAGGAGAGAATCTTCGATGCCTTTTCGCAGGTCCAGGAATGCGGCAAGCAGCTTCAAGGCGGAAGCGGCCTGGGACTTTCGATCTGCCGTCAGCTTGCCGTCCATATGGGCGGGGGTATCGAACTCGAATCCTCACCCGGAAAAGGGAGCGTGTTTACCCTCAAAATCCCCGTGACGGTCAATACGGAGTGTTTTATATCGAAGTTCGACCCCTCCCGGATGGAAAACCTCCGCATCGCACTGTTGAGCTATCCCGAGGAAGAGGGGTACAAGCTCGAATCGCTGCGGCGTTACTGGGAACATTTCGGATTGAAGATCATGCAGATTGATACGGTGGACGAATCGGCGGATCTGCTGATTTTTCTCGAAAGTGCAATCGACGAAACGAAACGCAGTGCCATCATCGAACGGAATATCCCCTCGATCGCGATTCTCGATTTCCTCGATGACCGTTACGATACCGTCGCCAATATCGTTCCGCTGACCTTCCCGATTTACTGCACCAAGCTCCAAGGCGCTTTCAACGAAGCGTTAGAAGGTACGGCCCGCGAGGGTGCGCTGCCGAAGAGTCCGTGCCGGGGATGCGGCTTTGAGGGGAACGTTCTCGTCGCGGAAGACAACAGCGCCAACCAGGAGTTGATCCGCATCGTACTGGAGCGTTACGGCCTGGGTTACACGATCGTCTCGAACGGAGCCGAAGCGCTTCGGGAGTTTGAACGCGGGGAGTACGACATCGTACTGATGGACGAACAGATGCCCGTGATGGACGGCAACGAGGCGACGGCCGCCATGTTGGCGTACGAATCCAAGACGAAGCGGCGTCATACCCCCATTGTCGCTCTGACCGCGAATGTGATCAAAGGGGCGCGCGAGCGGGCCATCCAAAACGGGTACGATGCATTTTTGGGCAAGCCGATCGTTCTGCGTGAGATCGAGCAGGTTTTCGAGCGCTACCTCCAAAGCAGACCCGTCGCTCTCTCGGATGTCTCAGAGGAGGAGGAAAACTCCATCGACATGGATCACCTCAAGAGCGCGCTGATGCTTGATCAAGAACAGATTGAGCAGCTGCTGGGGATTTACCGTGCGAAAATGGAGCGTTCGCTCGAGGAGCTTCGCGAAGCGATCGATGCGAAATCGTACGAGGAAATCGCGTTCGTGGCCCATTCGATCAAAGGGTCGAGCAGCAATTTCCGTTTCGAGGAACTGTCGCGGCTGGCACGGGTGATCGAGGAGTCGGCGGCGGCGGGAGAAGAAGAATTCGATTTTTCCGAAGCCCATGAGGTACTCTGCGGCGAGTTTACCCGCAGGTTTCCGGCGAAAGAGGCGGGTTACTCTTCGAGGTAG
- a CDS encoding response regulator codes for MSPIKVLVVEDDEVTAVNLKMSLEKQGYDVVSTADNAVTARNKIKIYNPDIALIDIGLQKTMDGIELAQFIRDKHPLPFIYLTAHSDNDMLSKAKKTEPYGYIVKPFDPINLHTTIQMAIYRFKEEKKRNSNLDELKSDREQLEKLVYAKKLSDKPIVEFGEGYRHDIGLGETYYQDKKIKLTKKENAFIRLLVAQLGSVVDFEQAINYVWDTKGATDNSVRTLVWRLRAKLPTDVIKNASGVGYYLEE; via the coding sequence ATGAGCCCAATCAAGGTACTGGTCGTCGAAGATGATGAAGTGACTGCGGTCAATCTGAAAATGTCGCTGGAAAAACAGGGATACGACGTCGTATCCACCGCCGACAACGCGGTGACGGCCCGCAACAAGATCAAAATCTACAACCCCGATATCGCCCTGATCGATATCGGCCTCCAAAAAACGATGGACGGCATCGAGCTGGCGCAGTTCATCCGGGACAAGCACCCTCTTCCGTTTATCTACCTCACGGCCCATTCGGACAATGACATGCTGAGTAAAGCCAAAAAAACCGAGCCCTACGGCTACATCGTCAAGCCGTTTGATCCCATCAATCTTCACACCACGATCCAGATGGCGATTTACCGGTTCAAGGAAGAGAAAAAACGCAATTCCAACCTCGACGAACTCAAGTCAGACCGCGAACAGCTCGAAAAGCTCGTCTATGCGAAAAAGCTTTCGGACAAACCGATCGTCGAATTTGGTGAGGGCTACCGTCACGACATCGGGCTGGGAGAGACCTATTACCAGGACAAAAAAATCAAACTGACCAAAAAAGAGAATGCGTTTATCCGCCTTCTCGTCGCCCAGCTGGGGAGCGTCGTCGATTTCGAACAGGCGATCAACTACGTCTGGGACACCAAAGGAGCGACCGACAACAGCGTCCGCACCCTCGTATGGCGCCTGCGGGCGAAACTGCCCACCGACGTTATCAAAAACGCTTCGGGCGTAGGATACTACCTCGAAGAGTAA
- the hemN gene encoding oxygen-independent coproporphyrinogen III oxidase, translating into MLDFDKFTKYSKPGPRYTSYPTALEFSDAFDYDAYLAKLHAQDPSRPLSLYFHLPFCKNACYFCGCNVVFTSKEDKKERYIDYLIREMAILADHIDVKRPVIQLHFGGGTPTFFDADQLHRIIAAIKGHFKNFAEGAEISCEIDPRHIDEAQMKVLSDAGFNRVSFGIQDFDEKVQVAVHRVQPYDITKAAMDLARKYNMVSVNVDLIYGLPYQSLETFKKTLDLAVSLDPDRFAVFNYAHVPWLKKTMRKIDETTLPHPSEKLAIMRYTIDHMAECGYKMIGMDHFAKPEDELFKAIEKGELHRNFQGYTTKGGADLIGIGLTSIGEGVDYYAQNFKEMEAYEAAIDAGRLPHERGVALNADDRIRQYVIMELMSNFKLDIPRFETAYGVKFAEYFADALEALKPFEADGLLTITPNAIECTPTGTLLIRNISMPFDAYMKRHAASDKAFSKTV; encoded by the coding sequence ATGCTTGATTTTGACAAATTTACGAAATATTCCAAGCCGGGTCCCCGGTACACGAGTTACCCCACCGCGCTTGAATTCAGCGACGCGTTCGACTACGATGCGTACCTGGCCAAGCTTCACGCGCAGGACCCTTCGCGCCCTTTGTCTTTATACTTCCACCTTCCGTTTTGCAAAAACGCCTGTTATTTCTGCGGCTGTAATGTCGTGTTTACCTCCAAAGAGGACAAAAAAGAGCGATACATCGACTATCTGATCCGGGAAATGGCGATTTTGGCCGATCACATCGACGTGAAGCGCCCGGTTATTCAGCTCCATTTCGGCGGAGGGACTCCGACCTTTTTTGACGCCGATCAGCTCCACCGGATTATCGCGGCCATCAAAGGCCATTTCAAAAATTTCGCAGAAGGAGCCGAGATCAGCTGCGAGATCGATCCCCGCCACATCGACGAAGCACAGATGAAAGTGCTCAGCGACGCGGGTTTCAACCGTGTCAGCTTCGGGATTCAGGATTTCGACGAGAAAGTACAGGTCGCGGTCCACCGCGTCCAGCCCTACGACATCACCAAGGCGGCGATGGATCTGGCGCGTAAATACAACATGGTGAGCGTCAACGTCGATCTCATCTACGGCCTGCCGTATCAGAGTCTCGAAACCTTCAAAAAGACGCTGGACTTGGCGGTTTCCCTTGATCCGGACCGTTTTGCGGTGTTCAACTACGCCCACGTACCGTGGCTTAAAAAGACGATGCGCAAAATCGACGAGACGACGCTTCCCCATCCGAGCGAAAAACTCGCGATCATGCGCTACACGATCGACCACATGGCCGAGTGCGGTTACAAGATGATCGGAATGGACCATTTCGCCAAACCCGAGGATGAGCTTTTCAAAGCGATCGAAAAAGGGGAACTCCACCGTAATTTCCAGGGGTACACCACCAAAGGGGGGGCGGACCTGATCGGGATCGGTCTTACCAGTATCGGCGAGGGGGTCGATTATTACGCCCAGAATTTCAAAGAGATGGAAGCGTACGAAGCGGCGATCGATGCGGGGCGCCTGCCGCACGAACGAGGCGTGGCGCTGAACGCGGACGACCGGATACGTCAGTACGTCATCATGGAGCTGATGAGCAATTTCAAGCTCGACATTCCCCGCTTCGAAACGGCCTACGGGGTAAAATTCGCGGAGTATTTCGCCGATGCCCTCGAAGCGCTGAAGCCGTTTGAGGCCGACGGACTGCTCACCATCACTCCGAATGCGATCGAGTGCACCCCTACGGGGACGCTGCTCATCCGTAATATCTCGATGCCTTTCGATGCTTACATGAAACGTCATGCCGCATCCGACAAGGCGTTCAGCAAAACGGTGTGA
- a CDS encoding (Fe-S)-binding protein: MTRQGELFNFTATSDACIKCGKCIPVCTIHNVNADEVTSPRGFIDLLGAYERGQLELDKNAKEIFESCFLCTNCTDVCPKALPTDMVIEQVRADIADRYGIAWFKRAFFLLLRHRKLMDLMFKLGYVFQTCGFKIKEQTQSMTPRFSLPIIKKDRLLPSMGKTSFLNTYPEEIDNGGKRRVAIFIGCLGNYSYTEIGKGLVEILEALGIDAFIPKKQLCCGAPAYFTGDFTTVDHNAKKNIEYFESFIDDVEAIIIPEATCSAMIKIDYDHYFHDQPEWRERANRLKNKIFMATEWLEQKTELKALLASKGRSDLVVTYHDPCHARKMQGVYKEPRALVGQNYTITEMSDPNACCGFGGVTMQTEKFHYAQAAGKPKAAMIGKSGAQIVTAECSACRMQINNSLHEASLDVVFKNPIELIAEALRQ; encoded by the coding sequence ATGACGCGACAGGGCGAACTTTTCAATTTCACGGCGACGTCGGACGCGTGTATCAAATGCGGGAAATGTATTCCGGTCTGTACCATCCACAATGTCAACGCCGACGAAGTTACCTCTCCGCGCGGCTTCATCGACCTGCTGGGTGCGTACGAGCGCGGGCAGCTTGAGCTGGACAAAAACGCCAAAGAAATTTTCGAAAGCTGCTTTTTGTGTACCAACTGCACCGACGTCTGTCCCAAGGCGCTGCCGACCGATATGGTGATCGAGCAGGTGCGCGCCGACATCGCCGACCGCTACGGCATCGCATGGTTCAAGCGGGCCTTTTTCCTTCTTCTCCGTCACCGCAAACTGATGGACCTGATGTTCAAGCTCGGGTACGTCTTCCAGACCTGCGGTTTCAAGATCAAAGAACAGACGCAGTCGATGACGCCGCGTTTTTCGCTTCCCATCATCAAAAAAGACCGTCTGCTCCCTTCGATGGGGAAAACGTCGTTTCTCAACACCTACCCCGAAGAGATCGACAACGGCGGCAAACGGCGGGTTGCGATTTTCATCGGCTGTCTGGGGAACTACAGCTATACCGAAATCGGAAAGGGGCTTGTCGAAATTCTCGAAGCGCTGGGAATTGATGCGTTTATCCCCAAAAAACAGCTGTGCTGCGGGGCGCCGGCCTATTTTACGGGGGATTTCACCACCGTCGATCACAACGCGAAAAAGAACATCGAGTATTTCGAGAGTTTTATCGACGACGTCGAAGCGATCATTATTCCCGAAGCGACCTGCAGCGCGATGATCAAGATCGATTACGACCACTATTTCCACGATCAGCCCGAGTGGCGTGAAAGAGCCAACCGGCTCAAGAACAAAATCTTCATGGCGACCGAGTGGCTGGAGCAAAAAACGGAACTGAAAGCACTTTTGGCATCCAAAGGGCGCAGCGATCTGGTAGTTACCTACCACGACCCCTGCCACGCGCGAAAAATGCAGGGTGTCTACAAAGAACCCCGCGCGCTGGTCGGACAGAATTACACGATTACCGAAATGAGCGATCCCAACGCCTGTTGCGGGTTTGGCGGGGTCACGATGCAGACCGAGAAATTCCATTACGCGCAGGCCGCCGGAAAACCCAAGGCCGCGATGATCGGAAAAAGCGGAGCGCAGATCGTCACTGCCGAGTGCAGTGCGTGCCGTATGCAGATCAACAATTCCCTTCACGAAGCTTCCCTCGACGTCGTATTCAAAAATCCGATCGAACTGATCGCGGAAGCCCTCCGACAATGA
- a CDS encoding pyridoxamine 5'-phosphate oxidase family protein, translating into MTALEVESFLETFQTLMIASVTPEGVPHASTAPFVRMGSDFYILISTVAQHGRNLLANPHISLLFTEDESRCAQPFARKRVTIEARASDTVRTDPMYGAIIERFKAHFDPELIGSLTQMGDFHLFRLSPQGGSVVMGFGKAYRLNQNLEVVTQIMGQHQKEKA; encoded by the coding sequence ATGACGGCTTTGGAGGTCGAATCGTTTCTGGAGACGTTTCAAACCCTCATGATCGCTTCGGTGACTCCCGAAGGGGTACCGCACGCCAGTACGGCACCGTTTGTTCGGATGGGAAGCGATTTTTACATCCTCATCAGTACCGTGGCACAGCACGGACGCAACCTTTTGGCCAACCCCCATATTTCGCTGCTGTTCACCGAAGACGAATCGCGATGCGCTCAGCCGTTTGCCCGCAAACGGGTGACGATAGAAGCAAGAGCGTCAGATACGGTTCGTACCGATCCGATGTACGGTGCAATCATCGAACGGTTCAAAGCCCATTTCGATCCTGAACTCATCGGTTCTTTGACGCAGATGGGAGATTTTCACCTTTTCCGACTTTCCCCTCAAGGCGGCAGTGTCGTGATGGGATTTGGCAAAGCGTACCGTCTGAACCAAAATCTCGAAGTAGTGACCCAGATCATGGGGCAGCACCAGAAGGAGAAAGCGTGA
- a CDS encoding flavin reductase family protein, whose protein sequence is MIIDPTGLKPDIVYKLMSNTIFPRPIAWISTVGEGGVNLAPYSYFIPVSTVLPCVMVSFGRHENGGLKDSIRNILDTGKATISLAHDIHASPIEASAEPLPYGVSESEHCGIDMKTALEGYPPMVTDAKAALLCSLHQITELKESPMSIAFLRIEHFYYAEGVVDERYNVHLQNIGRVGRDYLVGAKRIKG, encoded by the coding sequence GTGATTATCGATCCGACGGGACTCAAACCCGATATCGTCTACAAACTGATGAGCAATACGATCTTTCCCCGTCCGATCGCATGGATTTCGACGGTGGGGGAAGGGGGCGTAAACCTCGCCCCCTACAGCTATTTCATTCCCGTCTCCACGGTGCTTCCGTGCGTCATGGTCTCCTTTGGACGACACGAAAACGGCGGGCTTAAAGACTCGATCCGCAATATCCTCGACACGGGCAAAGCAACGATATCCCTTGCGCACGACATCCATGCATCCCCCATCGAAGCGAGTGCCGAACCGCTTCCTTACGGCGTCAGCGAAAGCGAACACTGCGGCATCGATATGAAAACGGCGCTGGAAGGGTATCCGCCGATGGTCACGGATGCGAAGGCGGCACTGCTGTGCTCGCTGCATCAGATTACCGAACTCAAAGAGAGCCCGATGAGCATCGCTTTTTTGAGAATCGAGCATTTTTACTATGCCGAAGGAGTGGTAGACGAGCGCTACAACGTGCATCTGCAAAACATCGGCCGTGTGGGGCGCGATTATCTTGTCGGCGCAAAACGGATCAAGGGGTAA
- the lgt gene encoding prolipoprotein diacylglyceryl transferase, whose amino-acid sequence MEFWNHIYDQFDPVAFHLFSIPVHWYGLMYVAALFTAFAVAKWTIVKDSIAITKEQLDDFFSWEVFGVILGARLGYVFFYDPNSWYYLTHPWQIFNPFMDGQYVGIRGMSYHGAVIGFLIASYLFVRRSGIPFGRLMDVVAISVPLGYVFGRIGNFLNQELVGRATDVPWGIYVYDTLRHPSQLYEAFVEGIVVFAIVYLYRKRKAFEGELILVYGFSYGIGRGLVEFFRAPDPQIGYLAGEWLTLGMVLSFAMAAVAAVLWAYFRSRNRMQKR is encoded by the coding sequence ATGGAATTTTGGAATCATATTTACGACCAGTTCGATCCTGTCGCCTTCCATCTTTTCTCCATACCGGTCCACTGGTATGGGCTGATGTACGTCGCCGCGCTGTTTACCGCATTCGCCGTGGCCAAATGGACCATCGTCAAAGACAGCATCGCCATCACCAAAGAGCAGCTTGACGATTTTTTCTCGTGGGAAGTCTTCGGGGTGATCCTCGGTGCGCGGCTGGGGTACGTTTTCTTTTACGATCCGAATTCGTGGTATTACCTGACCCACCCGTGGCAGATTTTCAACCCCTTCATGGACGGGCAGTATGTCGGCATCCGGGGGATGAGCTACCACGGTGCCGTGATTGGGTTCCTGATCGCTTCGTACCTTTTCGTCCGCCGCAGCGGTATCCCCTTCGGGCGGCTGATGGATGTCGTAGCGATCTCCGTACCTCTGGGGTATGTGTTCGGACGGATCGGCAACTTCCTGAACCAGGAACTGGTTGGCCGCGCGACCGATGTTCCCTGGGGCATTTACGTCTACGATACCCTTCGCCACCCCTCGCAGCTTTACGAAGCGTTTGTCGAGGGGATTGTCGTCTTTGCCATCGTCTATCTCTACCGCAAGCGTAAGGCGTTCGAGGGGGAACTGATCCTGGTGTACGGATTCAGTTACGGAATCGGTCGGGGACTGGTCGAATTCTTTCGCGCTCCCGATCCTCAGATCGGCTATCTCGCGGGAGAATGGCTGACCCTCGGGATGGTGCTCAGTTTTGCCATGGCAGCCGTTGCGGCAGTGTTGTGGGCCTATTTCCGCTCACGGAACCGGATGCAGAAGCGGTGA